A window of the Motacilla alba alba isolate MOTALB_02 chromosome 26, Motacilla_alba_V1.0_pri, whole genome shotgun sequence genome harbors these coding sequences:
- the CLPS gene encoding colipase, giving the protein MANALPACLLLALLLLPPALLAQQERGLIFNLDIGELCLQSAQCKSGCCHRTSGLSLARCAPKAAESQECSPKSIYGVYYKCPCESGLTCDADKTIVGSITNSDFGVCRDPQESSRR; this is encoded by the exons ATGGCCAACgcgctgcctgcctgcctgctcctggccctgctgctgctgcccccagccctgctggcacagcaggagcgAGGGCTCATCTTCAACCTG GACATcggggagctgtgcctgcagagtgCCCAGTGCAAGAGCGGCTGCTGCCACCGCACCAGCGGCCTCAGCCTGGCCCGGTGTGCTCCGAAGGCAGCTGAGTCCCAGGAGTGCTCTCCAAAG agcatctATGGGGTCTACTACAAGTGTCCCTGTGAGAGCGGCTTGACCTGTGACGCCGACAAAACCATCGTGGGCTCCATCACCAACAGCGACTTCGGGGTCTGCAGGGACCCCCAGGAGTCCAGCAGGCGGTGA